The genomic segment TCACCGTTGCGTCCAAGGTGGAACGCACCGATAAGCACATCGTATTGCCCCTTTAAAGAATCGACCGTTTGCCGTGCAACGGCAATCGGGTCTTCAAATTCAAGCCCTTTAAAGTGAGAGGGAGCAGCAGCTTCCCACATCGGGATATGCGGCGGCACCATACCGATAACGGCAACGCGGACACCTTCAATATTGAACAACTGATAGGGCAGTACGAAGTTGCTGCCGTCCTTGGTGTTTTTGATATTGGCGCTTACGACCGAACCGTTAAAGTGGCGGATATTGCGGGCAAGAAATTCCTTTTCAAAGTTGAACTCATGGTTGCCCAATACCCAGATGTCATAGTTCATATAATTGAGCGCCTGAATCATCGGATGGGTGTCGAGGTCGTTAAACAGATCGGCACTGTTGTCCTGCACCGTGTCGCCGACATCGATTAAGACGGTGTTGGGATTTTGTGCGCGCAATTCCTGTGCCAGCACGTAGGTTTTTACAAACCCTGCCGCAGGTGTTTCTTCGCAGACGGCATAATCAAAAGCATAGAGCCTTCCGTGTACGTCGCCCGTTACGCCGAAGGTAAGGGTAACGGCATCAGCTCCCGGCTGTCCCTTTTGAATAACCTTGTGGGTGAGCTTAACCTCATCCGATTGCTTTCCGCGCGCTTTTGCTGTGCGTGCGGTTGCCTGTCCCGAGCTCCGTGCTGCAGAATTTGTTTCAACGCAAGCAGTCAGCGAAAAAACAAAAATCAACGCAGCGGCAGCATACAGCATTCTTTTCTTGATCATGTGCATACTCCTTCACATTTTTTCAGAATCGCTAAAAATCTTATTCGAGTTTGCAGCGATATCCTTATATATAGTACGGATGCTATTCCGTCTATTTTCTCACTTTCTTTGCAGCCGGTATCTTCAATATAAAAAGAGCGACCAGCGCCGTACATGGAACCGCAGCGATAATACCGATGCTGCCGGAAATTCCGTGCATAATTTCTATCACAATGCGCGGTATATTGATAAACTGCTTAAAGCTCATGCCGTAGCCCCAAATCATCATTACGAGGGGCAGCGAAGAACCGGCAAAGGCTAAAATGAGCGTATTGCTCATGGTGCCGGTAATGTCTTTGCCGACGGTCAGCCCCGACTTAAAGAGCTCCCTTTTAGTAAGGCGCGGGTTTGCGGTTAAAATTTCCTGCATGGAAGAGGCAATAGACATACTGACGTCCATCACCGCGCCGAGCGAGGCAATCAAAATGGAGGTGAACAAAAGTCCGTCCAGCTGGAGATTATAATCCGGCGCCAAGTTGAGCAGCTGCTCACCGCCCTCCATATTAACGCCGGAAAGCTGCGCAAAATAGGAAACAATAGCCGAGATAATCCCCGCGATGGTGATGCCGGATACGGTACCGGCTATAGCGGCAAAGGTCTTGCGTGTAAAGCCGCTTATTAAAATAAAGCTGACAACAGTCATTAAAGACACCAATACGATGGAAACCGGCACGGGCGGGAAGCCTGCAAAGAGGGCGGGGATAAGCACGGTAACGATGAGCACGCAGGTAAACACAAGTCCGAGCGCGGATTTGAGTCCTTGCCCTCTTCCGAGCATGACCAGCGCGGCAAAAAACAGAGCCGCCAGTACAAAGACATGGGTGTCGCGTTTAAGGTTATACAGCCATACGGCTGTTTGCCCGCCGCTTTCACGCAGCGTGAACACCGCTTTTAAGCCCTTATAGGCAAAATTGCTGTGTAAGCTGCTCAGCGTGTTATACACTTCAAACTCTTCATTTTGATAGGTGCCTTCAAGTATTTTTACGCGGAGTTTTTGCGTACCGCGGGACCGTCCCTGCACAACCGGATCGGGAGAAAGGTCTTCTTCCAATACTTCCTCCACAATACCCGTGGCAAACTCTTGGGTAAACGGCGTATCGGGCTTGAGCTTATTTGAAATTTTGGGCATACCGATGCACAGCAGTACGGTAAGAATCAATACTGCCCCGGTAAATACTTTTTCTTGCATACTCTGTTATAAAATTATAACGCGGGATTGAAAGAATAGTCAACAAAAATTTATAAGTAATAATCCATAATTAAGAATTCGTATTCTCAAAAGATATAAAATATGCTATACATAGCCTTCCGCTTAAAAAAATTCATCAAGAGGTTAATAATGAAAAAACGTTTTTCTCTTCGTTACAGGCTTATTCTGATTTTCGGTATATTGATTGCAGCGGCAGGTACTACCGAAGGTCTTTTAGCAATTAGAATTGCCCGCAAAGCAGTAACAGAAAAAATCGAGGTGCATCTCATGGGTAAGGCACGCGATACGGCTGAAATTTTAGATGGAAAAGTAATGCAGTGGTTCCAATTACTGGAAGGTATCGCACGGGCGCCGCTGTTACGGGATTCAGGATTATCGTATCAGGAAAAAGCAGTCATGCTGCAAGCCCTTGCCGACTCTGACAGCGCTTTTCAAAAGCTCAATATTGTTGATAAAAAAGGAATAGGTTATTTACCGGACGGGCGCATCAGCGATATTTCCGCTATAAAATATAAGAAATATCCTCTATAATTGTTTAAAATAAGATAAAATGGGGTTATACAATATGTCAAAAAAAAGGTTCTCAATCAGCAACAAATTAATTATCATTTTCGGACTTTTAATTGCGGCAGCATCGCTCATCGAAGGTACACTAGCGCTCCGTATTGCCCGCCAAGCTGTAATCGAAAAAATAGAGACACAGCTTATCGATAAAGCGTTGGACGAAGCGGAAATTATCGACGCAAAAATAGCCGCGTTTTTTCAATTTTTAGAAGGCCTATCCCGCATACCGATACTATATGATACAACCGCTTCGTATCAAGAAAAATTACACGTGCTGCAAAAAGACGCAATAGCCAACAACAACACAATACTTGAATTGAATATCAGCGATCCCGCAGGGGTCTGTTACGCACAAAACGGCACAGTGGACGTAAACGATAGAGAATGGTTTAAAGCTTCAATACGAGGCAGCCGTTTTGTTTCCGATTTATTGATTTCAAAAACAACACAAAAACTTATCAGCACCTTTTCAATTCCGATTTATGATAATGAGCACCGTATTATGGGTGTTTTATCGGCTGATATTTCCGGCCTCTGGTTTAGGGATAATATTAAGGATATTAAAATAGGCAAAACGGGAAACTACTACATCATAGGACCGACAGGGGCAACGATTGCCGATCAGGATATTAATGCCGTAACAAGTATGCTGAACCCCAGTGAAGAGGGACTTACCAACGCCGAGCTGGACTCCTGCGGGAGATTTGAGAGACATGCCGTAGCTTCTTCGGAACCCGGCATCGGGTATTATGAATTTGAAGGAGTTTCTAAAATTGCGGCTTACACAAAACTAAAGTCGGCTGCATGGACAGCTATCGTATGCGCACCCGTACACGAATTTATGGAAACCGTAAACACACTCCGTACAAGCCTTATTTTAATCGGGCTCGGCATTTTTGCAGGAGCCGTTTTGATTGTCTATTTAGTAGCCCGCAATATGGTAAAACCTGTTAAACGGACGGTTGCGGCCTTAAAGAATATTGCTCAAGGGGAAGGAGATTTAACCGTTAGTCTTCCGGTAACGGGGAATGATGAGGTAACGGATTTATCCGAATATTTTAACGAAACCATTACAAAAATAAGAAACGCAATTAAATCGATCGGCATAAACTGTAATCAGATGGAAGAAATCGGAAATGAGCTGTCTACCAACATGACCGAAACGGCAAGCGCCGTACACGAAATAAGTACGAATATCGACGGGGTTAAGCACCAAGCGATGACACAGGCGGCAAGCGTTGCCGAAACGGCTGCAACCGTCGAAGAAATTGTCCGCACCATTAAGCAACTGAATACGGGCATCGAGATGCAGGCTGCAAGCGTTGCACAATCTTCGTCTTCCGTAGAAGAAATGGTCGCGAACATCGCTTCAATAGGACAAACACTCGCTAAAACCGACAGCGCTATTAAAGACCTTACCGCCGCGACCGGCGACGGTAAAGCGACGCTTGTAACATCGAATACCGTAACGCAGAAAATTGCGGAAGAGTCCGGCAGCTTGCTTGAAGCATCGAGCGTTATCCAGCACATTGCATCACAAACGAATCTGTTAGCAATGAACGCTGCAATAGAAGCCGCTCATGCGGGAGAAGCAGGCAAAGGTTTTGCCGTCGTCGCAGACGAAATACGGAAGCTTGCAGAAGAATCTTCCGTGCAGGGAAAAACGATTACCGCAACATTAAAAACACTCTCATCGGAAATAGAAACGCTTGCCTCTTCGTCAAAGACGGTAGAAGGAAAGTTCAATGCAATTTTTACTCTTGCAGAGCAGGTAAAGGAAATGAGTGCCCGCCTTACCGAAGCCATGAAAGAACAGGGAAACGGCAGTAAGGAAGTGCTTACCGCTATCAAGAACATCAACATGGTAACAACGGAAGTGCAGGCCGGTTCTGAAGAAATGCTGAAAGGCAGCGAAAGCGTTGCACAAGAAATGCGGAAGCTGGATGACCTAACCCGCATCATTACCGACAGTATGAACGAGATGGCATCGGGTGCAATACAAATCAACAACGCCGTACAGGAAGTGCACGAAATTACGCAGAAGAACAAACAAAGCATTCAGAACTTGGCCTTAGAAGTCAGTAAATTCAAAGTCTAATCTTTTGAAAATATTTTTTCCGATAAAAAGAAAATACCCCCACAACCCCTTTGACAAGAAAAACCAGTATATATTACAATAGTTAAAGGATGTTAATGATGAACGGATTAAATATATATCAGATTAAAAAATTGTTTAGAAAAATAGTATTAGCCGCTGTTTTAATTTGCAGCTTAACTTCTTTGCTATCTGCTCAAAATGTTGGATTGGTTTTATCAGGAGGCGGAGCAAAAGGTGCTTATGAAGTTGGAGTTTGGAAGGCTTTAACAGACGTAGGCATAACAGATCGTATTTCTGTGATATCAGGTACATCAGTAGGCGCTTTGAATGCCGGATTATTTGTTTGTACACCTGTAAAAGAAGCAGAAAAACTTTGGCGTAATGAAGTAGGAATCGATACTTTTCTCATGCCGGATACAGACACTGTTGAGGCTTTACTTGAAGTCGTTATAAAAGATATTTTATCCGGTGCTGCAAGGGCCAATCTCAGATATGCTAATGAAGAGGATAATTCTGAATTATTAAAGAAAGTAAAAAAAACAGCCTCTGTTGTAGGCAATTCAACAAGTAATCTTGTAAAATCTTTGGGAAAAGAGTTACTAGAATACAGTCAGGCTGATAAACACAATGAAGGGTTATTTAAACGAGATTCTCTTGAAGAAATTCTTGATAGATATATAACTCTCGAAAAAATCAAAGCTTCACCTTACAAAGTTTATGCAACAACAATCAGAAAAAGAATGTTAAAAAGGAAAGCTCTTGCAAACGCATTTTTGGACTATGATTCTTCACATTCTTTGTTACTAAATGAACAACGGTCAAGTTTAATCGTAAAACAAATTATGCTGGCATCATCAGCACTTCCTCTCGTTTATAGTTCACAGCCAATTTCCGCTGGATTAGTAGAAAATGGGAAAGTTATACGGGAACAATTTGAGTATATTGATGGCGGATTTACTGAGATAGGAGGGCAGAATACTCCATATAAACCTATACTGAGGGAAAATGTTGATATCATCGTTGTTGTTTATTTAAAATCGGAAGAAGAATTATTTACGATGACCGATCATAAATCGGAAATAAAAGAAAAACCCGTACTTATTTCAAAAGAAATGCTTAATGGTAAAAAGTTGATCGAAATAATACCTTCTAAGAATCTTGGCAACTTACTTTCCGGAACTGTTAATTTTAGCCCGGATAAAATTAATGCTTTAATAAATTTAGGGTATAACGATACGATGAAAATGTTCTTGGACGGACAGTTTTCGGATATATTCATGTAAAATTGCGCGAGTTCTCAATTTACAGCTAAAAATAAAATCGAAGGAAGCTTTTATGGCATTTGGATTTGATTCAGGAACACTGAAAGCTAATGGTTCAAACAAAGACCGGTATAGGGGATAAAATTCAGGCGACTATGGTTTTTGAAAGAATCGATGCTTTTTCAGCAGGATAAACAGAACCTCTTGCAAAATAATACGGATCAGGTATAATAGGCGCACGGTGCGGTTATCGGGATAATTCTCAAAACAACTTTCCATCATTACTGATGCTATCCAAAAAGTAAAGCACTATTAGGACATCTTATTGTGTCTTTAAACAGAGGAGGCCTTGACTAAATGAGAAACATGAGTATAATACCCCCCCCCCCCCCCCATCAATTAATCCATCATTGGCAATATGTAGCCGGTACTCAAATTTTTTCATCGCTTGATAGCCGAAACTATGTTACACATTGCCGAAATTCCACAACTCCTCATCATGACAATACATCTATCCGGTACAAACTATCAATTGGGAATCTCTAAAAACTTCAGTTTTTAGAAGTTTACCTTAGATTATTTATCAGGAGGTACTCTATGAAAAAGCGCTTTTCTCTTCGGTATAAGCTGATTTTAATTTTCGGCTTACTTATCTGGGCGGCATCCGCTGTCGAAATTGCGTTAGGTATTTTTATGGCACGCCGTGCTGTAATCGAAAAAATTAAAACACATCTGACCGACAAGGCTATCGATGTCGCAGGATTCATCGATGAACGCATTACGGCACGCTTTTTATTCCTTGAAGGTATTAGTCGTATGCCAATTCTCACAGATCCGACAACCTCATTGTATGAAAAGCACCTCTTCTTAAAAAGAGAGGGTGAGGCAACGACAAGAGTAGACGACATGTATATGATCGATACCGCAGGTAATATGTATCTCGCTGACGGACGAACACTTTCTATGAGCGATCGTGAGTATTTTAGGGCAGCAATGCAAGGCAAACAATTTGTAAGCGACGCTCATGCTTCGCGAGTTGACAACCAAACCGTTTTCGTTTTTGCAATGCCTATCTATGACAGCAAGCACACCATTGCAGGAGTGCTTGCTGCGCGGGTTTCTGTTCAACAGCTTGCTAATCTCATTAAAGATATAGTAATAGGCGAAACAGGCAACTGCTTTATTATGGGACAGACGGGAACTATTATTGCAAATAAGGATTCAAGCCTAACAGCCAAACAACTGAATGTGATAGAACAAGGAAAAAACGATCCGGTGTTTGCTTCTGCCGCAGCATTTTTGCAAAGAGCATTGCAGACGGATAAAAGCGAAGTCGGATACTACACCTATCAGGGCGTTCAGTACATATCCTCCTTTGCTAAAGTTAACGCGACCGGCTGGAATGCCGTTATACGCGCACCGGTAAATGAATTTATGGGAGATGTTAACCTTCTCGGAAAAACAATGGGGCTTATGAGTCTCGGTATATTTGTTGCTGTTTTACTCATTATATATGTTATAGCCACGAAAATAGTAAAGCCGATACAACATGCAGCAAGCGCCTTACAAGATATTGCACAAGGCGAAGGAGATTTAACGGTCCGATTGCCGATACGAGGTAATGATGAAATTACCGATATGTCGGAATACTTTAACCAAACAATTGCAAAGATCGGTACGTCAATACAGGCAGTAGGCGTAAGCTCAAACACAATGGAAGAAATTGGAACCGAATTGGCTTCCAATATGACTGAAACTGCAAGCGCGGTTCATGAAATCAGCGCGAATATCGATGGCG from the Treponema vincentii F0403 genome contains:
- a CDS encoding YibE/F family protein, whose protein sequence is MQEKVFTGAVLILTVLLCIGMPKISNKLKPDTPFTQEFATGIVEEVLEEDLSPDPVVQGRSRGTQKLRVKILEGTYQNEEFEVYNTLSSLHSNFAYKGLKAVFTLRESGGQTAVWLYNLKRDTHVFVLAALFFAALVMLGRGQGLKSALGLVFTCVLIVTVLIPALFAGFPPVPVSIVLVSLMTVVSFILISGFTRKTFAAIAGTVSGITIAGIISAIVSYFAQLSGVNMEGGEQLLNLAPDYNLQLDGLLFTSILIASLGAVMDVSMSIASSMQEILTANPRLTKRELFKSGLTVGKDITGTMSNTLILAFAGSSLPLVMMIWGYGMSFKQFINIPRIVIEIMHGISGSIGIIAAVPCTALVALFILKIPAAKKVRK
- a CDS encoding methyl-accepting chemotaxis protein, which gives rise to MSKKRFSISNKLIIIFGLLIAAASLIEGTLALRIARQAVIEKIETQLIDKALDEAEIIDAKIAAFFQFLEGLSRIPILYDTTASYQEKLHVLQKDAIANNNTILELNISDPAGVCYAQNGTVDVNDREWFKASIRGSRFVSDLLISKTTQKLISTFSIPIYDNEHRIMGVLSADISGLWFRDNIKDIKIGKTGNYYIIGPTGATIADQDINAVTSMLNPSEEGLTNAELDSCGRFERHAVASSEPGIGYYEFEGVSKIAAYTKLKSAAWTAIVCAPVHEFMETVNTLRTSLILIGLGIFAGAVLIVYLVARNMVKPVKRTVAALKNIAQGEGDLTVSLPVTGNDEVTDLSEYFNETITKIRNAIKSIGINCNQMEEIGNELSTNMTETASAVHEISTNIDGVKHQAMTQAASVAETAATVEEIVRTIKQLNTGIEMQAASVAQSSSSVEEMVANIASIGQTLAKTDSAIKDLTAATGDGKATLVTSNTVTQKIAEESGSLLEASSVIQHIASQTNLLAMNAAIEAAHAGEAGKGFAVVADEIRKLAEESSVQGKTITATLKTLSSEIETLASSSKTVEGKFNAIFTLAEQVKEMSARLTEAMKEQGNGSKEVLTAIKNINMVTTEVQAGSEEMLKGSESVAQEMRKLDDLTRIITDSMNEMASGAIQINNAVQEVHEITQKNKQSIQNLALEVSKFKV
- a CDS encoding patatin-like phospholipase family protein — its product is MMNGLNIYQIKKLFRKIVLAAVLICSLTSLLSAQNVGLVLSGGGAKGAYEVGVWKALTDVGITDRISVISGTSVGALNAGLFVCTPVKEAEKLWRNEVGIDTFLMPDTDTVEALLEVVIKDILSGAARANLRYANEEDNSELLKKVKKTASVVGNSTSNLVKSLGKELLEYSQADKHNEGLFKRDSLEEILDRYITLEKIKASPYKVYATTIRKRMLKRKALANAFLDYDSSHSLLLNEQRSSLIVKQIMLASSALPLVYSSQPISAGLVENGKVIREQFEYIDGGFTEIGGQNTPYKPILRENVDIIVVVYLKSEEELFTMTDHKSEIKEKPVLISKEMLNGKKLIEIIPSKNLGNLLSGTVNFSPDKINALINLGYNDTMKMFLDGQFSDIFM
- a CDS encoding methyl-accepting chemotaxis protein produces the protein MKKRFSLRYKLILIFGLLIWAASAVEIALGIFMARRAVIEKIKTHLTDKAIDVAGFIDERITARFLFLEGISRMPILTDPTTSLYEKHLFLKREGEATTRVDDMYMIDTAGNMYLADGRTLSMSDREYFRAAMQGKQFVSDAHASRVDNQTVFVFAMPIYDSKHTIAGVLAARVSVQQLANLIKDIVIGETGNCFIMGQTGTIIANKDSSLTAKQLNVIEQGKNDPVFASAAAFLQRALQTDKSEVGYYTYQGVQYISSFAKVNATGWNAVIRAPVNEFMGDVNLLGKTMGLMSLGIFVAVLLIIYVIATKIVKPIQHAASALQDIAQGEGDLTVRLPIRGNDEITDMSEYFNQTIAKIGTSIQAVGVSSNTMEEIGTELASNMTETASAVHEISANIDGVKQQALTQAASVTETAATVEEIVRTIKQLNSSIEIQAASVAQSSSSIEEMVANIASIGQTLVKTDSAIKELTTATGDGKATLVTTNTVTQKIAEESSSLLEASSVIQHIASQTNLLAMNAAIEAAHAGEAGKGFAVVADEIRKLAEDSATQGKTITTTLKNLSGEIETLSASSTTVEEKFNSIFTLAEQVKDMSARVTEAMREQENGSKEVLTAIKNINMVTTEVQSGSDEMLKGGEGVAEEMQKLDNLTRMITDSMNEMASGAVQINNAVQEVNEITQKNKQSIEKLAHEVSKFKV